One window from the genome of Buchnera aphidicola str. Ua (Uroleucon ambrosiae) encodes:
- a CDS encoding uroporphyrinogen-III synthase: MRPSPSGEELVKNLNTLNINSWHFSFFNFAPSVSNQNLSNKIFELYQSNIILVFSKMSIYYTNLYLKKNNLKWPAHVKYYAIGHNTAACLRKYVKKNFFS, from the coding sequence ATGCGACCTTCTCCATCCGGAGAAGAATTAGTAAAAAATTTAAATACATTAAATATAAACTCTTGGCATTTTTCTTTTTTTAATTTTGCACCTAGTGTAAGTAATCAAAACTTATCAAATAAAATTTTTGAACTATATCAATCGAACATTATTCTTGTTTTTTCTAAAATGTCTATTTATTATACAAATTTATATCTAAAAAAAAATAATTTAAAATGGCCTGCTCATGTAAAATATTATGCTATTGGTCATAATACAGCTGCTTGTTTAAGAAAATATGTAAAAAAAAATTTTTTTTCCTAA
- a CDS encoding uroporphyrinogen-III synthase, with protein MLYKNIKKQDKIILLQGENGRNFIQKYLTIQGFKISLIECYKRVLKISDNIEEIKKWHAYHIDTLIITNGETLKELKKIISNYHQAKWLLTCQIFVVGQRLFILAKKLGWKKIIISHYANNEFLLKIIKNNSLNS; from the coding sequence ATTTTATATAAAAATATAAAAAAACAAGATAAAATTATTTTATTACAGGGAGAAAATGGACGAAATTTTATTCAGAAATACTTAACAATACAAGGTTTTAAAATTAGTTTAATTGAATGTTATAAACGAGTATTAAAAATTTCAGACAACATTGAAGAAATAAAAAAGTGGCATGCATACCATATAGATACATTAATTATTACTAATGGTGAAACATTAAAAGAATTAAAAAAAATAATTTCTAATTATCATCAGGCAAAATGGTTGCTAACATGTCAAATATTTGTTGTTGGTCAAAGATTATTTATCTTAGCAAAAAAATTAGGTTGGAAAAAAATAATAATTTCACATTATGCAAATAATGAGTTTTTATTAAAAATTATTAAAAATAATAGTTTAAATAGTTAA